A region from the Leguminivora glycinivorella isolate SPB_JAAS2020 chromosome 3, LegGlyc_1.1, whole genome shotgun sequence genome encodes:
- the LOC125224745 gene encoding uncharacterized protein LOC125224745 translates to MQRKKSPFTTEIILKTHRDNYHVGVPHTLSILREKYWIPHGRAQVQKTLKMCSQCEKYAGGPYKLPPPPALPSERVNYSSPFTFTGLDYLGPVLVETNTGREKRWICLMTCLAVRAVHLELVKALTAEECLLAIRRFVAARGPPKVLISDNALQFKLTSEVLIKSYCQEKHIKWKFITQLAPWQGGFYERLVGLVKHCLKRTLDKHLLTDGQMQTVVKEIEAVLNTRPLTAVGSDPEAVLRPADFLSLGECLEINSELCEGTSQGTNTKVDLVEGWKRGQRILNEYKEMFTNQYLPSLRDRFSHSHKQPRVISKKSPEVGDIVQIKNDSKNRINWKVGRISNLIRSRDGECRAAKVVVGNTEFTRSIAHLYPLESDTYGPTDYARLPTQDTEMAEIPAEPMEIVEIREPPKVPDTMVSPEPEMEIDELTIPTESTIEREVVLDSETSPKQTEQASDNDIPDETELKETSVMEDQPQEVTRARRNAAIWARERIAEWTRQLMTLLM, encoded by the exons ATGCAAAGGAAG AAATCACCCTTCACAACCGAGATAATACTGAAGACGCATAGAGATAACTACCATGTTGGTGTACCGCACACGCTAAGCATATTACGCGAGAAGTATTGGATCCCTCATGGGCGAGCCCAAGTACAGAAAACCCTAAAGATGTGTTCACAGTGTGAGAAATATGCCGGAGGTCCTTACAAACTGCCACCACCACCTGCACTACCCAGTGAAAGGGTTAACTATAGTTCTCCATTTACCTTCACTGGATTAGACTACCTCGGACCGGTTTTAGTGGAGACAAATACTGGCAGAGAAAAACGATGGATTTGTCTTATGACATGCCTAGCAGTTCGTGCTGTACATTTGGAGTTGGTCAAGGCTTTGACAGCTGAGGAGTGTTTGCTAGCGATACGGCGTTTCGTAGCTGCCAGAGGACCACCTAAAGTATTGATATCTGACAATGCACTACAGTTCAAGCTGACGAGTGAAGTACTGATCAAGTCATACTGCCAGGAGAAACATATCAAGTGGAAATTCATTACGCAGCTTGCACCCTGGCAAGGCGGTTTCTATGAACGTTTAGTTGGACTGGTAAAACACTGCTTGAAGCGCACACTTGATAAGCATTTATTAACTGATGGTCAAATGCAGACAGTAGTGAAGGAGATTGAGGCTGTTTTGAACACTAGACCTTTGACTGCAGTGGGTTCTGACCCAGAGGCAGTACTGCGGCCAGCAGATTTTCTATCCCTAGGTGAGTGCCTAGAGATAAACTCAGAACTTTGCGAAGGAACCTCACAAGGCACCAATACAAAAGTCGACTTGGTCGAAGGCTGGAAGAGAGGTCAGAGGATACTTAACGAATATAAAGAGATGTTCACCAACCAATACCTACCAAGTCTGCGGGATAGATTCAGCCACTCTCATAAACAACCGCGAGTGATATCAAAGAAGTCTCCAGAAGTTGGTGACATCGTCCAGATCAAGAATGACTCCaaaaataggatcaattggaAGGTTGGCAGAATTTCAAACTTGATCCGAAGCCGTGACGGTGAATGCCGAGCAGCCAAAGTTGTAGTTGGGAATACAGAATTCACGAGATCCATAGCACACCTGTATCCGTTAGAGTCTGACACGTACGGCCCAACAGATTATGCACGTTTACCAACACAAGACACTGAGATGGCAGAGATACCAGCTGAGCccatggagatagttgaaattAGAGAACCCCCGAAAGTACCTGATACGATGGTATCTCCTGAGCCCGAGATGGAGATTGATGAGTTAACAATCCCTACTGAATCGACAATCGAGAGAGAAGTTGTGTTAGATTCTGAAACTAGTCCTAAGCAAACTGAGCAAGCTTCTGATAATGATATACCCGACGAGACAGAACTGAAAGAGACAAGTGTTATGGAAGACCAGCCACAGGAAGTGACTAGAGCAAGGCGGAACGCTGCCATTTGGGCTAGAGAACGAATAGCCGAATGGACGCGCCAGTTGATGACGCTACTTATGTGA